The Miscanthus floridulus cultivar M001 chromosome 17, ASM1932011v1, whole genome shotgun sequence genome has a window encoding:
- the LOC136518521 gene encoding mitotic spindle checkpoint protein MAD1-like isoform X1, which translates to MTENPGAKAASAQVWSRVALGNLTNVAAAGGRLGAPDAEKGVDEARKLKSCSRNVEWLKEKLLKEQEHRERGEVELPELKEIEAMGLTQSTSFWLQYGSCKVLLSNKPDVSPYNDLPQKQALTNLNEVAEATLTKDSAESSTGEVNWLEYLLAALSEERDKPMNHQPIVTKQETRNADDTSLMDMMSGVHGMGKTITALERIIDELISRQDNERSIFNERLSIERGKVQSLERERDQLRSQVALLQSKLGGDCSASNTKIPYVVNTLAVDSEAKPNLNKTENWLKTVEELKAQASGPKKQPVVLEICDDEDACIWCDDDEKPSPKSNALGSGEQGSEPSQLTGLYEWFFRGNKLMLSSGMKKYLRELCGCVPPEIPFYIYQMNKSNLKSRGKMRFSAKYISKPLLSCLHKGAGYTHFEFDGEYRGTVRVKLNPDGRASLTSGWENVVADKDIKVGDICAFHFKISDDSLKLSVYVFHPVRHLVLVR; encoded by the exons ATGACGGAGAACCCCGGCGCCAAGGCTGCGTCGGCGCAGGTCTGGAGCCGCGTCGCCCTCGGGAATCTCACcaacgtcgccgccgccggcggcaggCTCGGCGCCCCTGATGCG GAAAAGGGAGTGGATGAAGCTAGAAAGTTAAAATCTTGCTCCAGAAATGTTGAGTGGCTAAAAGAAAAGCTATTGAAGGAGCAGGAGCACAGGGAAAGAGGAGAGGTGGAACTACCAGAGCTGAAGGAAATTGAAGCTATGGGCCTGACCCAATCCACTTCCTTTTGGCTTCAATATGGATCATGCAAAGTGCTGCTCAGCAACAAACCTGATGTGTCTCCTTATAACGACTTACCCCAAAA GCAAGCATTAACAAATTTGAATGAAGTTGCTGAAGCTACCCTTACCAAGGATAGTGCTGAAAGTTCTACTGGGGAGGTCAACTGGCTTGAATATCTG CTTGCTGCACTCAGTGAAGAAAGAGATAAACCAATGAACCACCAACCTATTGTGACTAAACAGGAAACAAGAAATGCTGATGATACATCGTTGATG GATATGATGTCAGGTGTACATGGAATGGGCAAAACAATTACAGCACTGGAGAGAATTATAGACGAACTGATTAGTCGTCAGGACAATGAACGCAGTATTTTCAATGAAAGATTGAGCATCGAAAGAGGCAAAGTGCAATCTTTAGAGCGAGAGAGAGATCAGCTACGTTCACAGGTGGCCCTACTGCAGTCAAAG TTAGGTGGAGATTGCTCTGCTTCAAACACAAAAATACCATATGTAGTAAATACTCTTGCAGTGGACAGTGAAGCAAAGCCCAATCTAAACAAAACAGAAAATTGGCTGAAGACAGTTGAAGAATTGAAGGCACAGGCTA GTGGCCCAAAGAAACAGCCTGTTGTCCTTGAAATTTGTGATGATGAGGATGCATGCATTTggtgtgatgatgatgagaagcctTCTCCGAAATCAAATGCCTTGGGCAGTGGCGAACAAG GGAGTGAACCGAGCCAACTTACGGGGTTGTATGAATGGTTTTTCCGTGGTAATAAACTAATGCTCTCTTCTGGAATGAAGAAATACCTGAGAGAGCTCTGTGGTTGTGTACCGCCAGAGATCCCATTCTATATATATCAAATGAATAAATCGAACTTGAAGAGTAGGGGGAAGATG CGGTTCTCTGCAAAGTACATCTCTAAGCCCTTGCTTTCTTGCCTGCACAAAGGGGCGGGCTATACTCATTTTGAATTCGATGGGGAATATCGTGGTACTGTTAGAGTGAAACTTAACCCAGATGGCCGTGCGAGTCTCACATCAGGCTGGgaaaatgtggttgcagataAGGATATTAAAGTTGGTGACATATGCGCCTTCCACTTTAAGATTTCTGATGATTCTCTTAAGCTGTCTGTCTATGTGTTCCATCCGGTACGCCACTTGGTGTTGGTGAGATAA
- the LOC136518521 gene encoding uncharacterized protein isoform X2 — MTENPGAKAASAQVWSRVALGNLTNVAAAGGRLGAPDAEKGVDEARKLKSCSRNVEWLKEKLLKEQEHRERGEVELPELKEIEAMGLTQSTSFWLQYGSCKVLLSNKPDVSPYNDLPQKQALTNLNEVAEATLTKDSAESSTGEVNWLEYLLGGDCSASNTKIPYVVNTLAVDSEAKPNLNKTENWLKTVEELKAQASGPKKQPVVLEICDDEDACIWCDDDEKPSPKSNALGSGEQGSEPSQLTGLYEWFFRGNKLMLSSGMKKYLRELCGCVPPEIPFYIYQMNKSNLKSRGKMRFSAKYISKPLLSCLHKGAGYTHFEFDGEYRGTVRVKLNPDGRASLTSGWENVVADKDIKVGDICAFHFKISDDSLKLSVYVFHPVRHLVLVR, encoded by the exons ATGACGGAGAACCCCGGCGCCAAGGCTGCGTCGGCGCAGGTCTGGAGCCGCGTCGCCCTCGGGAATCTCACcaacgtcgccgccgccggcggcaggCTCGGCGCCCCTGATGCG GAAAAGGGAGTGGATGAAGCTAGAAAGTTAAAATCTTGCTCCAGAAATGTTGAGTGGCTAAAAGAAAAGCTATTGAAGGAGCAGGAGCACAGGGAAAGAGGAGAGGTGGAACTACCAGAGCTGAAGGAAATTGAAGCTATGGGCCTGACCCAATCCACTTCCTTTTGGCTTCAATATGGATCATGCAAAGTGCTGCTCAGCAACAAACCTGATGTGTCTCCTTATAACGACTTACCCCAAAA GCAAGCATTAACAAATTTGAATGAAGTTGCTGAAGCTACCCTTACCAAGGATAGTGCTGAAAGTTCTACTGGGGAGGTCAACTGGCTTGAATATCTG TTAGGTGGAGATTGCTCTGCTTCAAACACAAAAATACCATATGTAGTAAATACTCTTGCAGTGGACAGTGAAGCAAAGCCCAATCTAAACAAAACAGAAAATTGGCTGAAGACAGTTGAAGAATTGAAGGCACAGGCTA GTGGCCCAAAGAAACAGCCTGTTGTCCTTGAAATTTGTGATGATGAGGATGCATGCATTTggtgtgatgatgatgagaagcctTCTCCGAAATCAAATGCCTTGGGCAGTGGCGAACAAG GGAGTGAACCGAGCCAACTTACGGGGTTGTATGAATGGTTTTTCCGTGGTAATAAACTAATGCTCTCTTCTGGAATGAAGAAATACCTGAGAGAGCTCTGTGGTTGTGTACCGCCAGAGATCCCATTCTATATATATCAAATGAATAAATCGAACTTGAAGAGTAGGGGGAAGATG CGGTTCTCTGCAAAGTACATCTCTAAGCCCTTGCTTTCTTGCCTGCACAAAGGGGCGGGCTATACTCATTTTGAATTCGATGGGGAATATCGTGGTACTGTTAGAGTGAAACTTAACCCAGATGGCCGTGCGAGTCTCACATCAGGCTGGgaaaatgtggttgcagataAGGATATTAAAGTTGGTGACATATGCGCCTTCCACTTTAAGATTTCTGATGATTCTCTTAAGCTGTCTGTCTATGTGTTCCATCCGGTACGCCACTTGGTGTTGGTGAGATAA